The DNA sequence GTGACCGCAGCTTGAATTTGGCTATGTAAAATATAGAAAACATGGGAAAAATAGATATCGAAGCTATGCATGAATAATTATGCAAGTTTGAGGCAGAAAATTACAAATGATGTGTAGTTTTTTGCAAAATATTGCATGTAATGTCACAGTTTGCTTTGAGTATACAAATATCGTGTTGTTATTTATAGTATTACTATTGAGGTCATCATCatgatgatgatcatgtttttgttgttgttacTATTTGTCACTGAAGCATCGGGCTAATATTTTCTTACATATTTTTGTAATACAACTCACAGAATTTACGGAATGCACTTCTGCAATTGAACAGACAAGCtccctcttttttctttttcccATTTCTGCCACGCAATGTCTTATGGTTCAACTGTTCAATTGGTTCCTGCAAGCCGAAGGGTTATAAATATTTATCATGTTTACTTCCCATCTCAAATTTCCTCTTGCAAATCCTGCTAATGGTTAAGTTACATTTTTCATGTTTGTCGTCGGCACATTTTGGACTCAAGTCACCATCATGAAGTTCCACTTGATACACTAACTGTGTTTTGATAGATGCACTCTCACTTGTATTAACAAAGAATAAACAGAATATATTCCACAGCAGTCCATGCTATTGATGAATGAATCTATTTTTATTATTGTTTACTTAAATGACTGATGCATGCAGGATTCCTACCTAACACTGACTGGTCCTACCCGTGGTGTTGTCATGACGATTGATCCTTCATATTTGGAGGCTAAGCTCAAAGTAAGAGGTGCTACTGAATCTGAGGACAAAGATTTGAGCAAATTTGCTAAGACGTACAGCTTAGGCTGCTACCTTCCTatcaagcacacaagcaagcttTGCACACTGGAGCTGCAGCATTACACTGTTTGTTCATCTGTGGAAGCCACAATCCGTGTTCAAATCATTGAAGGGCAGTTTCCTCGTGATTTCCGTGGTGTGCTTACTGCTAGCACGGACGCTGAAAGTGGTGTGATGATCTCATTACTGGATTTTAATAATGATGAGTTGCCAGTTGATGCTGATGGCTCTGTGAAGCTATCACGCCAAGTTATCTCTGTTAAAAAAGGGGGGAATCTGAAAGTTTCTGTCTGGCAACGGGGTGTTGGTGAGGAAGAAGATCAAGAGATAACTGCTGCATCATTTGTAGCTAAGGAAGCTGAAACAAGCACTAATTACATGCCGATGAAGAAATGGAAGTGCTGGATGGAAGTCAGTGTCGCCTGGTCCCTTTTCAGCTGTTGGTGAGGAATAAGaccatgagagagagagagagagagctgcCAAATCGTTGGAAGTATATCTATGTAATGGCATGCTGACGACTTGCCCTTGTCCTATTGTTTGAAGTCGTATTTTGACCGTGTACCAACTAATGATAGGTGCTTGCATGGACAATGCAGGACTTGTTGTATCTTCTGTTCGAAGAGATTTTGCTTCATGTCTTTTTTTTTGTATAGCTGCAATAGTTTATTTGCTTGAATCACATGCCAAGTCAATTGTTAACTACAATTTTTCTTTTCTGATAACAGTTTATTTGCTTGAAAAGAGGCTGCTTCTGTGCTCACAGGACATCACGTGAGATGATAAGAAATCTCAAATGAAGATAAGAACACAGCAAGGGCAAGGAGGATTACTTGTGCAATGTTTAGTAGCCTTGTAGTTTATATGTACTGAAGGTGTCGCCAAAGAAGGGTGACCAAACTCATGTTGCTGTCAGATGGTGTTTCCGGACTAGTTTAGTGATGTGAGTTTCAGAGAATGTGATTGTTCTGTGGAGCTCAAAACAACTAATTATGATTTTAATTTCTTGTTTTCTACTGTAACTTGAATCTCTGGTTTCGTTAGTAAAATCTGGGTGGAATCCCTTCATAAAAAGAGTATTAAAACTGACGTATGGTTGACAACAACATATTTATCTGAATGATATCGATTAGCATGGAATGTGTACATGTTATGTTAGTGGTGCTCAAACTCGGAGTTAAATGCACAGAACCACAAGTTTCGTGCCATGACTTGCGGAAAACCACCACATTACAAAACATGACATTTTGCACCGAACCCAAGAATTGAC is a window from the Triticum urartu cultivar G1812 unplaced genomic scaffold, Tu2.1 TuUngrouped_contig_6317, whole genome shotgun sequence genome containing:
- the LOC125530442 gene encoding uncharacterized protein LOC125530442; protein product: MEMETETEMERESRKRPRVAAAAAEDPSLAAAASAEYAAWLEEMAVHEAKAAEFRKNLLANPLMAEQLRERKEAAWEKYNNESWERARDNWIWPPFEADTDISCMRFTNENINDPNYPRLVCTMATLQIVSVQVKEITDGLHWPLDVYGFVAVRDVVDRKRIMVFNRERDDYQRITEQDSYLTLTGPTRGVVMTIDPSYLEAKLKVRGATESEDKDLSKFAKTYSLGCYLPIKHTSKLCTLELQHYTVCSSVEATIRVQIIEGQFPRDFRGVLTASTDAESGVMISLLDFNNDELPVDADGSVKLSRQVISVKKGGNLKVSVWQRGVGEEEDQEITAASFVAKEAETSTNYMPMKKWKCWMEVSVAWSLFSCW